The sequence aattaaagaaTCTCGacaaaacacaagcaaatgCTACATGAGAAATGATTGAATCCCCCTTCCTAAACCAAGAGGGATACAGAAAAGCCTTCTACCAGCTCTCAAACTAAAGTGCTGTTCAATCTCATGCCATATATCTTAAGAGGATGTTTTAACTTTTCCTCACCCCTCCTATTTAAAGCGCATTCTGCAATCTCAGTTGTAGGTGCAGAATGGGATGAAGGCAATTtattcaccaaaaaaagaaaaaaaggctacttgaggtaaaaagaaaaaaagaaaaacctattggtgtttttgtatttgaaagagaattcatttcatttttaatcccACCAAAAATAAAGCCACGGTTTGTAGTTTGTGTCAAGATTAAATGACAAGAGTGCTATAATCTGtctcctggaaaacaaagcataGCCCTGATGTAAAGATATGTTTGCATGAGAACATTttgtatgaaaatgttttgtgtgttaGTTTTGTATCATAAAAACTAATCCTTCATAATGTATAGAATTATACAGCAGAGTAAGAATATTATTATaacaaaaactgtataaagaagctacaaccaaagAAGCCTCCTGAAGATACCTGACTAGGACTTTAAAGTGTAAGTTAAACCACTAAGATAAGATAAAGGGAAAACCCATTCTTTGACCAACTCAGgcctagggaaaaaaaaaaaaaacaaaaaaaaaacaaccgaCCAAACAAACAAGACCGAAAGAAGAGAAATACCCATAGATAGTGAAATAACAAATCAGATGATCCCATTAGTAAGAGATGTTGAAATTCCAGGGAGATCAAAACTGTGCTCCCAGTGATTATCGAACTACTGGAAGGGGTACAACCGGTGTCAGTTAAACAATATCCACTAAGGCATGAAGCATGAGTAGGAATGGAACCAATAATTAGTAAATTTATTGATCAGAAGTTGTTGAGGGAGTGTAGATCTTCCTGCAATACCCCAATTCTACCAGTACAAAAGCCAAATGGAAGTTATTGATTAGTTCAGGACCTGAGGACACTTTACTCACAAAATTACAAAGTGACTGAGTGTGGTTTTCAGTTTTAGATTTAAAGCGTGCTTTCTTTTGTCTGCCATTAGCTGAAAGCGCTCAGGaaatttttgcctttgaatGGGAAAACCCcagaacagggagaaaaagccAGCTTACCTGGATTGTATTGCCACAAGGATTCAAAAATAGACCCGTGATATTTGGAGATCGATTAGCCGAGGAACTGGAAGCCTGGATGCCGCCGCTTGGGGAAGGGAAGGTACGCTCTTGCGGTACATTGATGATCTATTAATAGCAACGAGGACCTGTGAAGACTGCAAGAACTGAACTGTAactcttttaaattttctgagaCTAAGTAGATATAGAGTCTCTCCTGAAAAGGCTCAGCTAGTCCTCCAGAATGTTACATATCTGGGGTATGAactggcaggaggggagagagcCTTGAGAGACAACAGGAAGGAGGCAATTTGTCAAATGCCCTGGCCGACTGAAGAACCAAAGAACTGAGAACTTTCCTGGGAACGACGGGATGGCGTAGATTACGGATCTACAACTATAGACTCATTGTGAAACCTTTATACCGACTCCTAAAAGAGACTGGGGGAACTGACCTATGCTGGACACCAGAGACTAATAATGCATTTGTAACTCTGAAACGTGAGTTGATGCAAGCTCCAACACCGGGCATACCGGATGTCACTAAACCTTTTCTGTTGCTCTCACGTGAGAGACGAGGGCTGGCGCTGGGACTCGTGGCACGGAAACTGGGACCGTACAAAAGGCCGGTGGCTTATTTCTCCGAGCGGCTGGACGCGGTCGGCCGAGGAGAGCCCGCCTGCCTGCGTGCAATGGCAGCCGTGATCCTGAACTTAGAAGAAGCTCGCAAGTTCACGCTGGGACAGGAGATAACTGTTTTTGTCTCTCACACGGTAtcagcagtgctcacacagaaaggaaatcacTGGATAACCCCATCTCGCTTTCTCAAATACCAGGCTGTCCTAGCAGAATCGGAGAATGTGAGTATCCAAGTAACTAACGTTTTAAACCCAGCAGCTTACCTCCAGGGCGGGGCTGCTGAGGAGCCTGTACGGCATGACCGCGTTGAAACCGTGGAGGCGGTTTACTCCGGCCGCCCGGACCTAAAGGACTCTCCGCTAGAAAATGCGGCAAACTGGTTCGCCGATGGGAGCGATTATGTCGAGAATGGTAAGCGGCTCGCTGGGTATGCGGTTACAACCGCAGACGCTGTCGTTGAGGCAAAACCGTTACCTGTGGGGACATCGGCTCAAAAGGCTGAAATAACAGCCCTAACTCGAGCCTTGGCATTGGCCGAAGGAAAACCTATCGACATTGGGACCGATTCGAGGTATGCTTTTGGGGTGGTACACGCTCACGGAGCTATCTGGAAAGAAAGGGGTTTATTTACCTCACAGAAAAAATCAAGCACGCTACTGAAATTGTACAGTTACTGGAAGCAGTGCGGTAAAACCTTCAAAAGTGGCTATAATGCATTGTAAGGGACAGTCCCAGGGTAACACTATCCCTGAACTGGGAAATGCTATGGCAGACAAGACAGCAAAGGCAGTGGCCGGTGGGGTTCAGCTCCAAGCCCTAGCTCTAATTCCTTCTAGCATCCTTAtaagtaacaaaaaaaccccaccatacGATACTGATGATTTAAATTGGACACAAGAAGACAAGGGACAAATGAGCACAGATGGGTGGGCTAGGATAAAGGGTCTCATAGTCATACCcagaaaactgttaaaattatttatccAAAGCGAACATTGCATCAGATCACCTTAGATTACAGTTCTTGAAGGTTTGAAGAGGTATGAGACAAACTTACAGCATGGTTACCCAACTTATCCTGGCTTAAACAATTGTTTGTAATAGCTATTTGTGTTATTGCATTGTTACTTGGTGTTTGTATTAGTAGTTACTGTTGTATGATATTATGTACCTGGAATCGCGATGCCTATGCTCATGGCACAAGCATAAACTTAGAACTAAGACAGAGAAGGGTTCTTACTTTAAAGACATGCAAGATTTGTAAAGAATTACAAATAACCAAAGAAAAGGGGGGTATTGAAGAAGGGGCAGTCAATAACTAACTCATGTAAGCACAAGTTAACTAttgggagacagcaaatgttaGTTCAGACAGCAGATGCTAATTACACAACCTAAGAAGCCGAATTCACCCTAATCTTGTCAAGATAGAGGGGACAAGGATTATCTCAGAGGCTGCTGAATCATTCATTATTTAAAGCCGTGGCTCAGTTAAAGAGCAATACCAATTAAGCTCCCAGATAAAAAGCCTGGGGGATcggggttggttttttttccattgttccTTTCGGTGGCTTTTTACAAGCAAGCTCTGAAGCGGACAAGCCACAAGTGTCCCCCAGCGTCCCTTGCCGGGACTCGGGCCGGGCTGGCGCCGTTCCACGGTGCGAGGGGACCGGAAAAGCCACGCGACCCACGGCACCGGCGGCACTCGGCGACGGGGGGCGACCCCGCGCTCCCGGACCCGGGCGGAGCGCGGCTCCCGGCACGGGAAGCGGCTCCTCCGACaggcgggggcggccccgcgccgggagagccccgcccgcccccggcgcCTGCCGAGCAGCACCGGGCCGAGGGGGACCCGGCGGCGCCCGAGCCCCGCGCACGGAACGCACGCAGCGGGCGGGACGACAGGGAGCGGCTCGGCTCCGCGCCTCGTCTCCCGCCTGCCCGCCCTGACAGCGCTCGCCTGGGCTCCGCACGGCTCGGACCGCGGCCGCTCCGTCGGTCCCTGTCAGCAGCCCAGTCCCCAAACTGCCATTCCTCCTCAGAAGGGGCCAGAAAGGGCCTCCCCAGGGGCCAGGAGTGCTCCCGCGCAAGACATTGGGGGCCGGGGCACGGGCAAAAGCGCCCTCAAATGCAGCGGCACGCCCCCATCTAAACCCTTCAAatgctggaagagctggagtTTCCTTCAATTTAACCCCTGGAACTGAGGCAACGGGCAGTGTTTACCACAATTTAAACCAATACAATGGCAAATAAATGGGTTCTCCCCTTCAGCTCAATCCCCTGAAATATCAGAAAGAGACGGGCTTTCCCCAAATTAAATCTTTCAAATAATGGGAAAACGGTGATTTTTACCTCAATTAAAACCCTTAAAAAGCAGGGACAACAGGGCTTCCCCCTCAACGTAAACCTCAGGATGATGAAAATGCGGGGGGGTTACCCGCAATTCAAACCCCTAAAGTGGCAAGACCCGTGCTCTCCCCTTCCATTTAAAGTGGAACGTGGGAACTCCCTATCAACTGATAACCCTAACACCACAGAAAAGGCAGGTTTTCCTTCAATCAATACCCTTAAAGTCACAAGTGAAGGGGCATCCCCCCAGTTTAAACACAGGCAATAACGAAAGAGGAATTTCTTCCGTCAATTTACACCCCTTTTGTCCTCGcaacccccttttttttttttctggaggtaCTGgcgggggaggaggggggggcGGGCGTGTCGAGGGGTTGGCAAGatgaaatcaaaaggaaaaaggggaaaggagaaagatcCCCCTTGCAAATCCACACCGTGGCTCACCTGCTACTCCCCGGCACAAAGGTTCATCCCTCGGCACCTCATTTAAGCAACGCTCCACATCCAAGCGCTCCCCCAGACCCTGGGAGACGCTCTCACCGTCCTTCCGTGAGAGACACCCCCCGCCCCCCAGGAGCCCGGCATAAGCGCCTCTCTTCCAGCATCGCCGTGCAAAAGTGAGTCGAGGAAACCCCTCCTAAAACAGCCCCCGGCAGGAGCCGCCCTCTCCTCACCGTCACAGCTCacacctggggctgctctgacCCCTCATCATCCTCACAGCTCACACCCGGGGTTGTTGCCAGTCCCAGTGTGAGGGCAGGTGCAGAAAGGATTTGCTGCTCATTCCCTGGACAGCTCATCCTCTGCACCTGACACGCTGGGGCACCAGACTTTCCTTTCCGTGGATAATAGATAGTTGATGCCAGGTGCAGGTCAGGGttggtttgaaatatttttttaaactataaagTGTTCCATAAGTATGCATGTGACTTTTGAGATTTGATATACGAGACTTGTTGAGCTTTTGACGGGGTAACCGTCCTTCCCGGACCAGGGTAAcggagcagaggaggctgctgttctgctaagttctttatttcatagtctcatagttttcttgaaggcagagttcaaaGGGGGTTACGtgataaagccaagcagcaacagcaggcaaaaccagcCTCTTCTATATGTTCTATATGCTCCATATACTCTATATGCTTTATATACTATACACACTATACATTATACACTCTATACAATGTACTATACgctctatattttttcttacagaagtgtggattatatttcTTAACTGACCGATAAGATTAATACACAATTCTAgtttttcttaacctatcctggcCTAATTCTAACAGTGGTAAGCCTTACACAAGTACTACctaggtattacacagatttgcgTATGCAGTTTCTATTGGCTCTTATTGTTGAGTTGGTAGTCAAGAGACAGACACTGGAGAAATTGCAGCTTCGGAAGGATCTGCTGGAGCAAGAGAAGGATGAGTTTGCTGTGGCTCTGGAGAAGGTATGGACACCTAGGCAGCACCTGTGGGAGAGGGAGTTGTGCCAGGCAGATAAGCCCGGATGCTGTTTCTGGCAGTAGAAGAGAGGGACACTGTTGTTGTTCTTGGAAAATGGTAATCCAACCAGACAGGCTCTTTGGGGTCATTGGTCCCCATGAGCTTATTGGGAGCTCCGCCCTGGCAGTAAGTCAGAGACAGGGGAGGTGGAGTTGCTGCTTGCAGTCTGGGATTTTGCTGCTCTTGTTGTCCCATTGTTCTTTTGCCTCTCCAGGCAGAGCGGTCAGTGGCAGAGCTGACAGGGGCTCAGAACAAGCTGAATGCTGAAAGAACTGATCtacaggctgcagcagcaaagatgaGCAGCATCAATGAAGCTCTTGCATTGGACAAAGTGCAGCTGAACAAACATGTGTGGCAGGTGAGCAGAGTTGCCAGAGATACTGCCAGGTGTTcgtctccagctgcagctgcttctcagcCTTCTTGCCTGAGGGGACAGTCTGACCAACTGACTGTGGCAGTGTTCCTTTTGTGTCTGAGCCAATCTTTCATAGTAATTCTCCCTGTACTTTATTTCCTCTATGCTTCTGTGACTGTAGCTGGAGCAAGAGAAGGAAGTTTTGTCTGCTAAAGTGGAcgagatggagagagaaaagatcTCTGAGCAGGAGAAGCTGAACTTCTGTGAAAGAGCAAACGAAGAGCTCTGCGTAGAGAAAGCCCGCCtagagcagctgctgaaggaagcagaggagcaACAGGAGCAGTTGTGGATGGAGCTGAGGAcactgggagaagagaaagcagaaaccCAGGAGAAATTCCGTCAGGTGAGACCAAAAATGTAGTCCATCCATGTGGACATTTGGCTGCTTGGATGAGGAAAGCTTTACCTGTTGGATTCTGCAGTGGTTTTGTTGAGAGGACACATGGTAGTACTAGAGGTCACTTTGTTTGCTCCTTTttggaaatgtgtgtgtgccttgcagagctgttctgcagtTCTCAGAGTTGTCCTCTGCTTCTACAGAGTCTTCTAGTTCACCTTTGTTGGCCTCTTTTTTGGCTCTTGATCAGCTGCAAAGAGATGATTGTGTTGTCCATGAATCTGAGTGCGTGACAAAAGATGTGGCAAAAGAATCAAACTGTGGCAAAAGAATCAAACTGTGTAGCTCTGAAtcctttttctgaaacaaaaaaacaggtCTCCATGTTTCTGTTGATGCTTTTTGTCATGAAgttggagcatgtccagagaagggaacggagctggggaagggtctggagcacaggtgtgacaaggagtggctgagggagctgggggtggctgagcctagagaaaaggaggctcagggggcaCCTTCTCACTCTCTCCAACTCCCAGCCTTCctattgtttatgtgaacactatctaaaaaatgtgaacgGTGTAATTCTATCTATATATTGTCTAAAGTAaggaattctgtgaaaaggtaacactgctgcagcaagaactgtgtttaaggtctctgctacagctttttaatgtttaaggcacttagcatatatttctatggaagttaaaaatctatatttctatttcactttggtgtggcttcatgtatctcagcctgtccaaaggttttaattcaatccctgtgctttggcttccctctgggcctgagtccagaggagctttcgCTCCGACAGAGACTAAATCTCTCGCCGGTTTTAGAGTACTGCATTGAAAGTCTGtgtgctttctcttctttccctgttcCAAGAGAGTTCTTTGGAAACTTGTGTTATCTGTGAGAAGGTTGTAACATCAGAACTACTGATTTCAGTGCCTTTATCTGAACTTGATGTATTGTTATCTCTATTATTGTTTAGATGCATTGTTTTAGACAGAACTAGGGGGCTGGAAGagaaaattgaaggaaaaagtTGTAGAGAAGGGGCAGAGAAAGTAGAGAACGGTGTGACAGTGACCCGCAAAGGCCGTGCTGTACCCGGGCCTGTTTGCGGTTCTGGCGCTTTTCCTGCGTTTTGACTTTCTGTTAAGAAATAGAAAGTTAGAAACATGCAAAGTTTGAAATGTAGAAAGTAAGAAAGGTAGGAAGTTAGAAACAAACCgatttagaagagaaaaaagtttgAGAGGTAGAAAGTTAAAACCAAAGTTAGAGAGGTAGGAAGTTCAAAACATAGTGTCTcactttgtgatgtgtatcccctatcgctgccccatgcccagaaattaattttgtgcctttctgtgccattaaactgagcctgagagggggggaaggaaaacctgagcaaaacttcttcaaaggaGTTTGCAGCTTGTTTAAGGTCACACAGAGGTAGagacatttttttcagctgcggcAGGAGAGCGAGAGTGGGgaaagcaccctgcttgctttcgGCCAGTTTTTtatcacctttttctttctccggagagagacaGACAGTTGCACTTTTggtttcctgggattttttttttttttttttcccctctgctggaCCGTTTCAACACCAGAATACAGCAGGAGGAATGTCCActgaggccttggccctggaggtgggcccaatgccccatcccagctccaaggagggggaagagagagatctatggaaagattctgaaattttcccaggtttctgtcagcagagcaagaggtgctattatttagcatcattatcctttttctgtgtgtttgaaagaaataaaaattatttatttaacactttcctttgaggaaaatttattttttcccaaacctggtgggggagggctggtttgTGGCCTGCCTTGTCTCAGAGGATATACACATACTAATTTTCTAATTGACTAAGATAGAAACAAGGTTAGGAGCACAGAAAGgtagaaacaaagaaaattcaaaaaaaagaacagttaGAAACCAACAAAGGTAGAAAGAACTTTTGAAAGTTAGAAAGATATTTAGGAAGAAAGATAGAAAGTCACTAGAaagtcagaaataaagaaagtCAGAAAGAAAGTTAAagtgagagaaaacaaaaagaaatagagaaaaaaatagatttagagggaaaaaggaatagagaaaaatagggtttcagaaaaaaagaaagcaagtttaaaagagaattagtgttgaagagaaaaaacaaaaaatagaaagagcTGAGGAGAAATAGAGCtagagaaagacagagaaacagaaacagagaaacagtgagaaaaagagCGAAAGAGTTAGAGAGACAGAAACAAAGTCAGAAAAAGTAAAGTGAGGAATAGACTGAAAAGTAAAGCCAAGATGAGTAGCAAAGCAAGAAA comes from Corvus cornix cornix isolate S_Up_H32 chromosome 19, ASM73873v5, whole genome shotgun sequence and encodes:
- the LOC120411021 gene encoding centrosome-associated protein CEP250-like, translating into MQFLLALIVELVVKRQTLEKLQLRKDLLEQEKDEFAVALEKAERSVAELTGAQNKLNAERTDLQAAAAKMSSINEALALDKVQLNKHVWQLEQEKEVLSAKVDEMEREKISEQEKLNFCERANEELCVEKARLEQLLKEAEEQQEQLWMELRTLGEEKAETQEKFRQVRPKM